A window of the Plasmodium vivax chromosome 12, whole genome shotgun sequence genome harbors these coding sequences:
- a CDS encoding serine/threonine protein kinase, putative (encoded by transcript PVX_118340A), which yields MLNKEDYLISLFDVVEGFNNYCTLYKKKHCSTFIFSSKVLTQNERSKDTQDFKKAFSGFVSRIKFLHLHIVEKGSPYEDVQSACVGRGDSKSEEPRGELRRREKNDRCGEEAKNGTAQNGTAQSGFAQNGPPQNGSPQNDTHSSGEVKQQYGGENKVDERAEAGKDQNTEKTNEEDHKKNSGQTNCFDFHDVEREGRNESYSCGVHLSQSDCSYTDDSPSSTDLSDENGDLILSQRNETLIRYVVGLDYALNVRRVSKEMLIEEIKEFFKVHNSNVRLSEYSSFLSDETMGMLKRRAKNDAGGGHGDYLNVQRNHTPKHKNVTVFFSIPGNYFFIKNYDDQSRDALSTSNHTNYERSLNGITLYTLSNNSSSINGNNCNLYKDHVLSRNDSYNKFSSPTFGMEVERQMSPNFGIMEEENKSAHSGGHEFESSSYQPNGEMDHACLTPNLKSSPMNQNDIKLNKFERCIPEKENHVSDSSPNSSGGYKNRDGNGKSAPHQSEKHHTYEIDSVEKKKNNLHSNTSDFYQSISDFYKSKENGNNSCEEGSNTCMKNSSLFLNSNETSVQTNGKSYQENEKNIINLFFDDELSSAITINNESSFGKAVESCSRNLLHDKDPADVDGGKSQQSDKDVPSEENHHAGVEQAVKYERDERKWLDEYCEGDYNMFRSKQIKKKKELTLGGSNGIPIGEKTEKGSPQEEQKNVKTDRVTICHEGSHVGSSHYSDPTRVDQNCCDHTYNAINLRIIYESNKGELNSKGEIHFFPGQLILNKYKVVKILSKTKFSTTLKCLNVLYRKRKDRGDAHRVDNCMQGYPRECSLAHASDSSLFNASPILGDSKGERIPREKPQEGVEKCISKREPPFGAQSARDKNYKYVCLKVMKNGKSFLDQGLFELIVLNMLSNESGDSQKNGNGNKHTNKNIIQLYDYFYFKEHLIIATEYMQSDLYNYFIKKGKIGTLGQLQILAKSLLEGLAFIHSKNLIHCDLKPENIMINMKRGKKKLKGVDKGGRIEKGSDSGLATLGSAHRSNSSARNDVCVAKENFCFAARLEEKPGSSTSSSSSGGSSSTRKTPAKGHIFSSEKFEKIKIIDFNSSIYESDKLEMYVQTRSYRSPEVLLQQNYDKKIDIWSLGCILFEFLTKKILFDHQNIYRFIYSIASYIGPFPFYMIKGCRIPHLFTKHGLIISKKISVDRGCGNSVKEEPLDEVDDEPVMFNSKDFFHLNKKKSHTNDLLKGTHANQGSHCASIRRKEIYYDVCYPSDNLLKRNFQIEDTLFLDFLLSLLQIDPCKRPNADEALKHPWLKRNIYHDGL from the coding sequence atgctgaACAAGGAGGATTACctaatttccctttttgacgTAGTTGAAGGGTTCAACAATTACTGTACATTGTACAAGAAGAAACATTGTagcacttttattttttctagcAAGGTGCTCACGCAAAATGAGAGAAGTAAGGACACacaagattttaaaaaagcctTTAGCGGCTTTGTAAgcagaataaaatttttacatttgcacATTGTGGAGAAGGGCAGCCCGTATGAGGATGTCCAGAGTGCATGTGTGGGACGGGGTGACAGCAAAAGTGAGGAACCTCGGGGGGAACTGCGTCGCAGGGAGAAAAATGATCGTTGCGGGGAGGAAGCCAAAAATGGAACCGCTCAAAATGGAACCGCTCAAAGTGGATTCGCACAAAATGGACCCCCACAAAATGGATCCCCACAAAATGACACACACTCGAGCGGCGAAGTGAAGCAGCAATATGGGGGTGAAAACAAAGTGGACGAAAGGGCAGAAGCGGGGAAGGATCAAAACACGGAGAAGACAAACGAGGAagatcataaaaaaaattcaggcCAAACAAACTGCTTCGACTTCCACGATGTAGAAAGGGAAGGTAGAAATGAAAGCTACTCGTGTGGGGTCCATTTGTCACAGTCCGATTGCAGCTACACGGATGATTCACCAAGCAGCACAGACTTGAGCGACGAAAACGGGGACCTAATTCTTAGCCAAAGAAATGAGACGCTAATCAGATACGTCGTGGGCTTAGACTATGCGCTAAATGTGAGGAGAGTGTCCAAGGAAATGTTAATAGAAGAAATAAAGGAGTTTTTTAAAGTTCATAATAGCAACGTTAGGCTAAGCGAgtactcctcctttttaagtGACGAAACTATGGGTATGTTGAAGAGGAGGGCCAAAAATGATGCGGGCGGTGGCCATGGTGATTATTTAAATGTGCAGAGAAACCACACACCtaagcataaaaatgtaaccgTCTTTTTCTCCATCCCCGGGAActatttctttataaaaaattacgatgACCAGAGCAGGGACGCCCTTTCCACCTCCAACCACACGAACTATGAGAGAAGCTTAAATGGCATTACCCTATACACACTGTCGAATAATTCCTCAAGCATAAACGGAAACAACTGCAATTTGTATAAGGACCATGTGCTAAGTAGAAATGACTCTTACAACAAGTTCAGCTCACCAACATTTGGAATGGAAGTCGAGCGGCAAATGTCTCCCAACTTTGGTATcatggaggaggaaaacaaaagcgCACACAGTGGGGGTCACGAATTTGAGAGCAGTTCCTATCAACCGAATGGAGAAATGGATCATGCCTGTTTGACACCCAATTTGAAGAGTAGTCCGATGAACCAAAACGatataaaattgaacaaattCGAAAGATGCATTCCAGAAAAGGAGAATCATGTGAGCGATTCTTCCCCTAATAGCAGTGGCGGTTACAAAAATCGTGACGGAAATGGCAAAAGTGCTCCCCATCAATCGGAGAAGCACCACACGTATGAAATTGACAGcgtggagaagaaaaaaaacaacctaCATAGCAACACGAGCGATTTTTATCAAAGCATAAGTGACTTTTACAAAAGCAAGGAAAATGGTAATAACTCCTGTGAGGAAGGGAGCAACACCTGCATGAAGAATAGCTCCCTCTTTTTGAATAGCAATGAAACGAGTGTACAGACGAATGGTAAAAGCTAccaagaaaatgaaaagaacatAATTAACCTGTTCTTTGACGACGAGCTGTCAAGTGCCATAACTATAAATAATGAATCCTCCTTTGGTAAAGCAGTGGAGAGCTGCAGTAGAAATCTCCTCCATGATAAGGACCCTGCAGATGTGGATGGGGGCAAATCTCAGCAGAGTGATAAGGATGTGCCAAGTGAGGAGAACCACCACGCTGGTGTGGAGCAAGCGGTAAAGTACGAACGAGATGAGCGCAAGTGGCTTGATGAGTACTGCGAGGGAGATTACAATATGTTTAGGTCAAAACAgatcaagaaaaaaaaagagctaaCGCTTGGGGGGTCAAATGGGATACCTATAggagaaaaaacggaaaagggatCCCCACAAGAGGAACAAAAGAACGTTAAAACGGACCGAGTTACCATTTGCCATGAAGGCAGCCACGTTGGAAGTAGCCACTACAGTGACCCTACCAGGGTTGACCAAAATTGCTGTGACCACACGTATAACGCGATTAACCTAAGGATCATATACGAAAGTAACAAGGGCGAACTGAATTCCAAGGGGgaaatccattttttcccagGGCAGctaattttgaataaatataaagtggtaaaaattttgtccAAAACAAAGTTCAGCACCACGCTTAAGTGTTTAAATGTGCTAtacaggaaaaggaaagacaGGGGTGATGCTCACCGTGTAGATAATTGCATGCAGGGTTATCCTAGGGAGTGTTCATTGGCACATGCAAGCGATTCCTCACTGTTCAACGCTTCTCCCATTTTAGGAGATTCTAAAGGGGAAAGAATCCCACGTGAGAAACCCCAGGAGGGAGTAGAAAAATGCATCTCCAAGAGGGAACCCCCTTTTGGAGCCCAATCTGCGAGGGATAAAAACTACAAGTACGTCTGCTTAAAGGTgatgaaaaatggaaagagcTTCCTAGACCAGGGACTGTTCGAGCTGATCGTTCTAAACATGCTATCGAATGAAAGTGGCGACtcccaaaaaaatggaaacggAAATAAGCACACAAATAAGAACATTATACAACTGTATGATTACTTCTACTTTAAAGAACATCTAATCATAGCGACGGAGTACATGCAGAGCGACTTgtacaattattttattaaaaagggtaAGATAGGGACTCTAGGGCAGCTACAAATCTTGGCCAAGAGCCTGCTGGAAGGCTTGGCCTTTATCCattccaaaaatttaatacaCTGCGATTTGAAGCctgaaaatattatgataaacatgaagagggggaagaagaaactgAAAGGAGTAGACAAAGGGGGGCGCATAGAAAAGGGTTCCGACTCAGGTTTGGCAACGTTGGGTAGTGCACACAGGAGCAATTCATCCGCGCGGAACGATGTGTGTGTCGCGAAGGAGAACTTCTGCTTCGCAGCTAGGTTGGAGGAAAAACCGGGTAGTAGTACTAGCAGTAGTAGCAGCGGCGGTAGTAGTAGTACCCGCAAGACTCCCGCTAAGGGACACATCTTTAGCAGCGAaaagtttgaaaaaataaaaataatagattTCAACAGCTCTATATACGAAAGCGACAAGCTAGAAATGTACGTTCAAACGAGATCGTACAGATCTCCAGAAGTTTTACTGCAACAAAATTacgacaaaaaaattgatatatGGAGCTTGGGCTgcatattatttgaatttcTAACGAAGAAAATTCTGTTTGATcatcaaaatatatatcgATTTATATACTCCATAGCGTCCTACATCGGgccctttccattttatatgataaaggGTTGCCGCATACCACACCTTTTCACAAAGCACGGATTAataatttcgaaaaaaataagtgttGACAGAGGTTGCGGTAACAGCGTTAAGGAAGAACCACTTGATGAGGTGGATGACGAACCGGTCATGTTTAACTCGAAGGACTTCTTCcacttaaataaaaagaaaagccaCACAAATGATTTATTAAAAGGTACGCATGCAAATCAGGGTTCGCACTGCGCGTCCATACGACGTAAAGAAATTTATTATGATGTTTGCTACCCAAGTGACAATCTGCTGAAGCGTAATTTTCAAATTGAAGACACTTTATTTTTGGATTTCCTCTTGTCACTACTGCAAATCGATCCGTGCAAACGGCCCAACGCGGATGAGGCGTTGAAGCATCCGTGGCTGAAGCGGAACATTTACCATGACGGGTTATGA